From a region of the Terriglobales bacterium genome:
- a CDS encoding efflux RND transporter periplasmic adaptor subunit has protein sequence MFPLALTLALSACGKNAAEEKTESAVPEVTVTKVKKGEIAASLIVTGNLASLPNRDAKIAPLVPGRIARVSVVEGDRVAAGQELAELDSTLLREQERQTEAAVAQAQASLNNARIAEQREEGLLGRGISSRKEVEDARTAAAVAEATLKQAQAALATAKAQLERAIVRAPFAGTVVRRFVNAGEQVDGTAAQPVVEVADVNPLELLGTVPATRLGEIRTGEKFQVETNAASGSRFTAVVVSVLPAVDPATNNGTVRIRIENPSAALKLGEFLSVELPLRQRGPRLVLPRAAVYPDENGAPHVYKVNGDSTEFVPVEIGIQTRDAVEVLSGVNEGDTVVLTGGYGLPEKAKVRIRQ, from the coding sequence TTGTTCCCACTCGCGCTCACGCTCGCGCTCTCCGCCTGCGGCAAGAACGCCGCGGAAGAAAAAACCGAGAGCGCGGTGCCGGAAGTCACGGTCACGAAGGTGAAGAAGGGCGAGATTGCGGCCAGCCTGATCGTTACCGGCAACCTGGCCTCGCTCCCGAATCGCGACGCCAAGATCGCGCCGCTGGTGCCGGGACGCATCGCGCGCGTCTCGGTGGTTGAGGGCGACCGCGTCGCCGCCGGACAGGAGCTGGCGGAACTCGACAGCACGCTGCTGCGCGAACAGGAACGCCAGACCGAAGCCGCAGTGGCCCAGGCGCAGGCTTCGTTGAACAACGCCCGCATCGCCGAGCAGCGCGAGGAAGGCCTGCTGGGGCGCGGCATCTCGTCGCGCAAAGAAGTGGAAGACGCGCGCACCGCCGCGGCCGTGGCCGAGGCCACGCTGAAGCAGGCGCAGGCGGCGCTGGCCACCGCGAAGGCGCAACTCGAGCGCGCCATCGTGCGGGCGCCCTTCGCCGGCACCGTGGTGCGGCGCTTCGTCAACGCCGGCGAGCAGGTGGACGGCACCGCGGCGCAGCCGGTGGTCGAGGTCGCCGACGTCAATCCGCTCGAGCTTCTCGGCACTGTACCCGCAACGCGGCTGGGCGAGATCAGGACGGGCGAGAAATTCCAGGTCGAAACCAATGCGGCTTCCGGAAGCAGGTTCACCGCCGTCGTCGTTTCGGTTCTCCCGGCGGTTGATCCCGCCACGAACAATGGCACGGTGCGCATCCGCATCGAGAACCCAAGCGCCGCTCTCAAGCTGGGCGAATTCCTCTCCGTCGAGTTGCCGCTCAGGCAGCGTGGGCCGCGCCTGGTGCTGCCGCGTGCCGCCGTCTATCCCGACGAGAACGGAGCGCCGCACGTCTACAAAGTCAACGGCGACTCGACCGAGTTCGTGCCGGTCGAAATCGGCATTCAGACCAGGGACGCGGTCGAAGTCCTCTCCGGCGTGAACGAGGGCGACACCGTGGTGCTCACCGGCGGATACGGCCTGCCGGAAAAAGCAAAAGTGCGGATTCGGCAATGA
- a CDS encoding TolC family protein: MCSLLLLLPQPAAAQQALDLKTALAAAQTGNLELRAARQQRAIALAGITTARQLPNPALGFTAARDTPHEGVALDLPIELGGKRSKRIALAQEEQKAIEVDIGVLERQVRRRTREAFFRSLVARAQSQQAKTALDLANRTRDIAQSRFDAGDVAQLDVFQADVEAARAAADYQLTVQAQRSADVLLAALLNRPLSDQLGLAGNAEELPPAATLETVTAQAMESNSDLLKTSQDLRSEERRLALARAQRIPNVDLSAGADFNSPPDFQAGAKGGITVTLPLLYHGQGEVAASSARLELLRLTLGFQRINASAQVAAAYYDYLAKANQAQQYSQRIVPEMVRLLEMAEESYRSGKSNLLTLIDAQRRLSDTRKSYLDTLLAAHTSFAALEETVGAPLD; this comes from the coding sequence ATGTGCTCATTGCTGTTGCTGCTGCCCCAGCCGGCGGCGGCGCAGCAGGCGCTCGACCTGAAGACTGCGCTTGCGGCAGCCCAGACGGGCAACCTGGAGCTGCGCGCCGCGCGCCAGCAGCGCGCCATTGCGCTGGCCGGCATCACCACGGCGCGACAGCTGCCCAATCCTGCGCTGGGATTCACGGCCGCGCGCGATACGCCGCACGAAGGCGTCGCGCTCGACCTGCCTATCGAACTCGGCGGCAAGCGGTCCAAGCGCATCGCGCTGGCGCAGGAAGAGCAGAAAGCCATCGAGGTCGACATCGGCGTGCTGGAGCGGCAGGTGCGCCGCCGCACGCGCGAGGCGTTCTTCCGCTCCCTGGTGGCACGCGCGCAAAGCCAACAGGCGAAGACCGCGCTCGACCTGGCCAACCGCACGCGCGACATCGCGCAGAGCCGCTTCGATGCCGGCGACGTCGCCCAGCTCGACGTGTTCCAGGCCGACGTCGAGGCCGCCCGCGCCGCCGCCGATTACCAGCTGACCGTGCAGGCGCAGCGCTCGGCCGATGTCCTGCTGGCGGCGCTGCTGAATCGGCCCCTGAGCGATCAGCTTGGGCTGGCCGGCAACGCCGAGGAATTGCCGCCGGCCGCGACGCTCGAGACGGTCACGGCGCAAGCCATGGAGTCGAACTCCGATCTGCTGAAGACGTCGCAGGACCTGCGCAGCGAAGAACGCCGCCTGGCCCTGGCCAGGGCGCAGCGCATCCCGAACGTAGATCTCTCCGCCGGCGCCGACTTCAATTCGCCCCCGGACTTCCAGGCCGGCGCCAAAGGCGGGATCACCGTGACGCTACCGCTGCTCTACCACGGCCAGGGCGAAGTCGCCGCGTCCAGCGCGCGGCTCGAGCTGCTTCGCCTCACGCTTGGCTTTCAGCGCATCAATGCCTCGGCGCAGGTGGCCGCGGCCTATTACGACTACCTCGCCAAGGCCAACCAGGCGCAGCAGTACTCGCAGCGCATCGTGCCGGAGATGGTCCGGCTGCTGGAGATGGCCGAGGAAAGCTACCGCTCCGGAAAGAGCAACCTGCTCACGCTCATTGACGCGCAGCGCCGCCTGAGCGACACACGCAAGTCCTATTTGGACACGCTTCTCGCGGCGCATACTTCCTTTGCCGCGCTGGAGGAAACCGTGGGAGCGCCCCTTGACTAA
- a CDS encoding YncE family protein: protein MKKFTSVLLLVFSAAISASGETGYKVVAKYPIPGDGGFDYVYIDSAARRVYLSHGTQVDIVDADSGKVVGAIADTPGVHGVAVAPEFKHGFTSNGRENKVSMFDPATLALIKKIDVGKGPDGIYYDPATKRVFTNNHGTHDITAIDASTGEVVGTVKLEGDGEQAVIGSNGLIYVNSEESGEVVVFDPRSLEVKNRFAIGVAKVPTGLAYDSKTNRLFIGTRDEPRMVVMDAANGKVIGSFPIGKGVDYAAFDPSSNLVMFSCGEGVLNLFHEKSADQYEDAGAVKTQPGARTMAFDPRTKKVFLSAAEYVETPAADPSQRPRRTIKPGSFVILVVGK, encoded by the coding sequence ATGAAGAAGTTCACGTCTGTCCTCTTATTGGTGTTCTCGGCCGCGATCTCGGCGTCCGGCGAGACCGGCTACAAGGTGGTTGCCAAATATCCCATTCCCGGCGACGGCGGCTTCGACTACGTGTACATCGACAGCGCCGCGCGCCGCGTCTACCTCTCGCACGGCACGCAGGTGGACATCGTGGACGCCGACTCCGGAAAAGTGGTTGGCGCCATCGCCGACACGCCCGGCGTGCACGGCGTCGCCGTCGCGCCCGAGTTCAAGCACGGCTTCACCAGCAACGGCCGCGAGAACAAGGTCTCCATGTTCGATCCCGCCACACTGGCGCTGATCAAGAAGATTGACGTGGGCAAGGGCCCCGACGGCATCTACTACGATCCCGCGACAAAGCGCGTGTTCACCAACAACCACGGCACGCACGACATCACCGCCATTGACGCTTCCACTGGCGAGGTCGTCGGCACGGTCAAGCTGGAAGGCGACGGCGAGCAGGCCGTGATCGGCTCGAACGGACTGATCTACGTGAACAGCGAGGAGAGCGGCGAGGTCGTGGTGTTCGATCCCAGGTCGCTCGAAGTGAAAAACCGCTTCGCCATCGGCGTCGCCAAGGTGCCGACCGGCCTGGCATACGACAGCAAAACCAACCGTCTGTTCATCGGCACGCGCGACGAGCCCAGGATGGTGGTGATGGACGCCGCCAATGGCAAGGTCATCGGCAGCTTCCCCATCGGCAAGGGCGTGGACTACGCGGCGTTCGATCCGTCGTCGAACCTGGTTATGTTCTCCTGCGGTGAAGGCGTGCTGAACCTCTTCCACGAGAAGTCGGCCGACCAATACGAAGACGCGGGCGCAGTGAAGACGCAGCCCGGCGCCAGGACCATGGCATTCGACCCCAGGACGAAGAAGGTGTTCCTTTCCGCGGCCGAGTACGTGGAAACGCCTGCGGCCGACCCGTCACAGCGTCCTCGGCGCACCATCAAGCCGGGGTCGTTCGTGATCCTGGTAGTGGGCAAGTAA
- the ribB gene encoding 3,4-dihydroxy-2-butanone-4-phosphate synthase translates to MSPQAPFSDVPTAIADIRDGRMVVVVDDEDRENEGDLTLAAEKVTPEAINFMAREGRGLVCLALTEERLDHLRIGPMTVENTSNYGTAFCESIDAREGVTTGISAYDRAHTIQVAIDPKSRPGDLARPGHIFPLKAKKGGVLVRAGQTEAAVDLARMAGLVPAGVICEIMNEDGTMARVPHLIEFCRRHNLKMLTVAELIRYRLQHERCVRRVGESLLPTRFGDFRMIAYESESDGSTHMALVRGDVEHASGPVLVRMHSHCVAGDIFGATWCGCRESLEGSMKRIAKEGLGAVIYLHSTGRGFTVERVDGQRVLTFHREVRDPQRLEHQRTTQREIGIGAQILSDLNLHSIRLLTNHPRRVAALEGFAVKIVEQVPIANSKLKIQN, encoded by the coding sequence ATGTCACCGCAGGCGCCATTTAGCGACGTCCCCACCGCCATCGCCGACATCCGCGATGGACGCATGGTCGTGGTGGTGGACGACGAAGACCGCGAAAACGAGGGCGACCTGACGCTGGCTGCCGAAAAAGTCACGCCGGAAGCGATCAACTTCATGGCGCGCGAGGGCCGCGGGCTGGTGTGCCTGGCGCTGACCGAAGAGCGGCTCGACCACCTGCGCATCGGCCCCATGACGGTGGAGAACACGAGCAACTACGGCACCGCGTTTTGCGAATCGATCGACGCGCGCGAAGGCGTGACGACAGGCATCAGCGCCTACGACCGCGCCCATACGATTCAGGTGGCGATCGATCCCAAGTCGCGCCCCGGCGACCTGGCGCGCCCCGGTCACATTTTTCCGCTGAAGGCGAAAAAGGGCGGCGTGCTGGTGCGGGCCGGGCAGACGGAAGCGGCCGTCGATCTGGCGCGCATGGCCGGACTGGTTCCGGCGGGCGTGATCTGCGAGATCATGAATGAAGACGGCACCATGGCGCGCGTGCCGCACCTCATCGAGTTCTGCCGCAGGCACAACCTGAAGATGCTGACGGTGGCCGAACTCATCCGCTACCGGCTGCAGCACGAGCGCTGTGTGCGCCGGGTTGGCGAGTCGCTGCTGCCCACGCGCTTCGGCGACTTCCGCATGATCGCCTACGAGAGCGAAAGCGACGGCTCCACCCACATGGCGCTGGTGCGCGGCGACGTGGAGCACGCCTCCGGGCCGGTGCTGGTGCGCATGCACTCGCACTGCGTTGCCGGCGACATCTTTGGCGCCACCTGGTGCGGCTGCCGCGAGTCGCTGGAAGGATCCATGAAGCGGATCGCCAAGGAAGGGCTCGGCGCGGTGATTTATCTGCACTCCACCGGCCGGGGCTTTACCGTGGAGCGCGTGGACGGGCAGCGCGTCCTCACCTTCCACCGCGAAGTGCGCGATCCGCAGCGCCTCGAGCACCAGCGCACCACCCAGCGCGAGATCGGCATCGGCGCGCAGATCCTCTCGGACCTGAACCTGCACAGCATCCGCCTGCTGACGAACCACCCCCGGCGCGTGGCCGCCCTGGAAGGCTTCGCGGTGAAGATCGTGGAGCAGGTGCCGATCGCCAATTCAAAACTAAAAATTCAAAATTAG
- a CDS encoding anion permease yields the protein METSTWLLLITVLTALIFDFLNGFHDAANSIATVVSTRVLSPRLAVVWAAVFNFLAAFFLGTAVAKTIGKGMIHLEVVTQYVVLAGLVGAIVWDLLTWWWGLPTSSSHALIGGYAGAAVARAGFGAILPEGWTKTLIFIVVAPVMGMVLALVFMTTVYWLFRNKAPQQVDSWFRKAQLLSAAAYSLGHGGNDAQKTMGIVAGALYTAGLMSKQEVATNWGVYHWPIILAAHLAIALGTYFGGWRIVHTMGSKITKLKPVGGFCAESAGAVTLFGTALAGIPVSTTHTITGAIIGVGAINRLSAVRWGVATRIVWAWILTIPASAAVAALVYWAIRFFHPGA from the coding sequence GTGGAAACCTCCACCTGGCTGCTGCTGATCACGGTCCTGACCGCGCTGATATTCGACTTCCTGAACGGCTTCCACGACGCGGCCAACAGCATCGCGACCGTGGTCTCCACGCGCGTGTTGTCGCCACGCCTGGCGGTGGTGTGGGCGGCGGTGTTCAACTTCCTGGCCGCGTTCTTCCTGGGCACGGCGGTCGCCAAGACCATTGGCAAGGGGATGATCCACCTGGAGGTGGTCACACAGTACGTCGTCCTTGCCGGGCTGGTCGGCGCGATCGTGTGGGACCTGCTCACGTGGTGGTGGGGACTGCCGACTTCGAGTTCTCACGCGCTGATCGGCGGCTATGCCGGCGCCGCCGTGGCCCGCGCCGGTTTTGGCGCCATCCTGCCCGAGGGCTGGACCAAGACGCTCATCTTCATCGTGGTGGCGCCGGTCATGGGCATGGTGCTGGCGCTGGTGTTCATGACCACCGTCTACTGGCTTTTCCGGAACAAGGCGCCGCAACAGGTGGACTCATGGTTCCGAAAGGCGCAGCTGCTTTCCGCGGCCGCCTATAGCCTGGGACACGGCGGCAACGACGCGCAGAAGACCATGGGCATTGTGGCCGGCGCCCTCTACACCGCCGGGTTGATGAGCAAGCAGGAGGTCGCGACGAACTGGGGCGTCTACCACTGGCCAATTATTCTCGCCGCGCACTTGGCGATCGCCCTTGGAACGTACTTTGGCGGCTGGCGCATCGTGCACACCATGGGCTCGAAGATCACCAAGCTGAAGCCGGTGGGCGGCTTTTGCGCCGAAAGCGCCGGCGCCGTCACGCTCTTCGGCACCGCGCTGGCCGGCATTCCCGTCTCGACCACGCACACCATCACCGGCGCCATCATCGGCGTAGGCGCGATCAATCGCCTGTCAGCGGTGAGGTGGGGCGTTGCCACGCGCATCGTGTGGGCGTGGATCTTGACCATTCCGGCGTCGGCCGCCGTGGCCGCGCTGGTCTACTGGGCGATTCGGTTCTTCCATCCGGGAGCCTAG
- a CDS encoding DUF47 family protein, with the protein MVRIVPRDVKFFDMFAQMAGNLTEGARLLADILANYNSSDPRLQKIKDVEHRGDEMTHAILTKLNQTFITPFDREDIHHLASSLDDVLDFVNAAGERLQVYKITNPPPAAAELAQLIVRQCEQLEKAMALLDRNKSGVLNYCVEINRLENEADGVAREAIGRLFEREKDPIALIKLKELFEVLETATDKAEDVANVLETVVLKST; encoded by the coding sequence TTGGTCCGCATCGTCCCGCGTGACGTCAAGTTTTTCGACATGTTTGCCCAGATGGCCGGGAACCTTACCGAAGGCGCCCGCCTGCTGGCCGACATCCTGGCCAACTACAACAGCTCTGATCCGCGCCTGCAGAAGATCAAGGACGTGGAGCACCGTGGCGACGAGATGACTCACGCCATCCTCACCAAGCTCAACCAGACGTTCATCACCCCCTTCGACCGCGAGGACATTCATCACCTGGCGTCGTCGCTTGACGACGTCCTCGACTTCGTCAATGCGGCCGGAGAGCGCTTGCAGGTCTACAAGATCACCAACCCGCCGCCGGCGGCGGCCGAATTGGCGCAGCTCATCGTCCGCCAATGCGAGCAACTGGAGAAGGCCATGGCGCTGCTCGACCGCAACAAAAGCGGCGTCCTGAACTACTGTGTGGAGATCAACCGCCTGGAAAACGAAGCCGATGGCGTTGCCCGCGAGGCGATCGGGCGGCTGTTCGAGCGTGAAAAAGATCCCATCGCGCTGATCAAGCTGAAAGAGCTGTTCGAGGTGCTCGAGACGGCCACCGACAAGGCCGAAGACGTGGCCAACGTGCTGGAGACCGTGGTGCTGAAGAGCACGTGA
- a CDS encoding carboxypeptidase-like regulatory domain-containing protein: MSTPKTPAPLTAKPAELCTLEGRVLAADTGEPLRKARVIMVREQTLTPQTPGTNQAAQRMRQFVATTDQEGHFIFKELDSGRYTLSATRNGYAQQYYGATAANRPGTPLTLAPGSNTKDIALRMTRAAVISGRVLDNDGEPLSYVGVQAMQYGYQRGQRMLRPRGYGQTDDRGMYRIHDLPPGKYYVSATYRDPGQVEFVRDGTVSTEADMSYPTTYYPATTDAASAQAMLVRAGEEQEVDFQLVPQRAVSVRGRVINAATGKPAINSSVFVLPRSSITSGFFGNFSSTAYVQNAEGEFQLRGILPGAYVLMTQQMDEGKRYSAYMNLDVGTQDVEGVQLVLSAGSTIEGQVRIEGPPLPAGRPPVTVLLTQATFLPLSGFGGSARVKDDGSFVIENLGQGSYRVNVNNAGETSYLKSVRMGNQDLLDKELVVQTGAKLQPLEIVVSQNAGAVQGAVEDGDHKPWAGAQVVLVPERKNELGRLFASGRSDQYGHFSVRGITPGKYRVYAFEQIEAGAWQDPEFMRKYEDRGSRVEIGESSQPSLTLKLIPASETSADQ; the protein is encoded by the coding sequence ATGAGCACGCCGAAGACGCCCGCGCCGCTCACCGCCAAGCCGGCGGAGCTGTGCACGCTCGAAGGCCGCGTGCTGGCGGCCGACACCGGTGAGCCGCTGAGGAAGGCGCGCGTCATTATGGTTCGCGAGCAGACCCTCACGCCGCAGACGCCCGGCACGAACCAAGCCGCGCAGCGCATGCGCCAATTTGTGGCGACCACCGACCAGGAAGGTCATTTCATCTTTAAAGAACTTGACTCCGGGCGCTACACGCTGAGCGCCACGCGCAACGGATACGCGCAGCAGTACTACGGCGCCACAGCCGCGAACCGGCCGGGAACACCGCTCACGCTGGCGCCGGGGTCGAACACGAAAGACATCGCGCTGCGCATGACGCGCGCCGCCGTCATCAGCGGCCGCGTGCTCGACAATGACGGCGAGCCGCTCAGCTACGTCGGCGTGCAGGCGATGCAGTACGGATACCAGCGTGGGCAGCGCATGCTGCGTCCGCGCGGCTACGGTCAGACCGACGACCGCGGCATGTATCGCATCCACGACCTGCCGCCGGGGAAGTACTACGTCAGCGCCACCTATCGCGATCCCGGCCAGGTCGAGTTCGTTCGCGACGGCACAGTGAGCACCGAAGCCGACATGAGCTATCCAACCACCTACTACCCGGCCACGACGGATGCCGCCAGCGCCCAGGCCATGCTGGTGCGGGCGGGCGAGGAGCAGGAGGTTGATTTTCAGCTCGTTCCGCAGCGCGCGGTCAGCGTGCGCGGCCGGGTGATCAACGCCGCAACCGGAAAACCCGCGATCAATTCCTCGGTCTTTGTCCTGCCACGAAGCTCCATCACCAGCGGCTTCTTCGGCAATTTTTCCTCGACAGCCTACGTCCAGAACGCGGAAGGCGAATTCCAGTTGCGCGGCATCCTGCCCGGCGCCTACGTCCTGATGACGCAGCAAATGGATGAAGGCAAGCGCTACAGCGCCTACATGAACCTCGACGTGGGCACGCAGGATGTGGAAGGCGTGCAGCTGGTTCTTTCCGCCGGTTCCACGATCGAAGGCCAGGTGCGCATCGAGGGGCCGCCACTCCCGGCCGGGCGCCCGCCGGTCACGGTGTTGCTGACGCAGGCCACGTTCCTGCCGCTCTCGGGCTTTGGCGGCTCAGCCCGCGTGAAAGATGACGGCAGCTTCGTCATCGAGAACCTCGGCCAGGGGTCTTACCGCGTGAACGTGAACAACGCCGGCGAGACCTCGTATCTGAAGTCCGTCCGCATGGGGAACCAGGACCTGCTCGACAAGGAACTGGTGGTCCAGACCGGCGCCAAGCTGCAGCCGCTGGAGATCGTCGTCAGCCAGAATGCCGGCGCGGTACAGGGCGCGGTGGAAGATGGCGACCACAAGCCGTGGGCCGGCGCTCAGGTGGTGCTGGTGCCCGAGCGCAAGAACGAGCTGGGCCGCCTCTTCGCCTCGGGACGCTCGGACCAGTACGGACACTTCTCCGTTCGCGGCATTACGCCGGGCAAGTATCGCGTTTATGCGTTTGAGCAGATCGAAGCCGGGGCGTGGCAGGACCCGGAGTTCATGCGCAAGTATGAAGACCGCGGCTCGCGCGTGGAGATCGGCGAAAGCTCGCAGCCTTCGCTGACCCTCAAGCTGATTCCGGCGAGCGAAACCAGCGCGGACCAGTAA
- a CDS encoding PilZ domain-containing protein, which translates to MFKEVLRGAASKAEVERRAAPRCFADQQVVVSVEGEKPLVMSGRVRDASPKGMRLEHDHPLSPGGVVHVLTPSMDLVATVVWTRRIENRWESGLRTDDARTMLLTGR; encoded by the coding sequence ATGTTCAAAGAGGTGCTGCGTGGCGCAGCGTCGAAGGCGGAGGTGGAGCGGCGCGCCGCGCCTCGCTGTTTTGCCGATCAGCAGGTGGTCGTCAGCGTGGAAGGTGAAAAGCCGCTGGTGATGTCGGGACGGGTGCGCGACGCCAGCCCGAAGGGCATGCGGCTCGAACATGATCATCCGCTCAGTCCGGGGGGAGTGGTCCACGTACTCACGCCGAGCATGGACCTGGTCGCCACCGTCGTCTGGACCCGCCGTATCGAAAACCGCTGGGAGAGCGGCCTGCGAACCGACGATGCCCGCACCATGCTGCTTACCGGGCGCTGA
- a CDS encoding PilZ domain-containing protein: protein MLMPQPPPQRPKNPVERRAYPRFVADQVVVLQTEGEAKVLCAGRVLDVSERGLRVRHEKEMQSGLTVHVLTADLDLPAIVVWTRPAGQQWESGLRTDDRRAILLRKA from the coding sequence ATGCTCATGCCGCAACCGCCTCCACAGCGACCGAAAAACCCCGTCGAGCGCCGCGCCTACCCGCGCTTCGTCGCCGACCAGGTCGTCGTACTCCAGACCGAAGGCGAGGCCAAGGTGCTGTGCGCCGGTCGCGTCCTGGACGTGAGCGAGCGCGGCCTCCGCGTGCGGCACGAAAAGGAGATGCAATCGGGACTCACCGTCCATGTGCTCACCGCCGACCTGGACTTGCCCGCCATCGTGGTCTGGACGCGCCCCGCCGGCCAGCAGTGGGAAAGCGGCTTACGCACCGACGACCGCCGCGCGATTCTGCTGCGCAAGGCATAG